DNA from Coriobacteriaceae bacterium:
GCACCACCGTCGACATCAACATCGGCGACAAGGCCGACGATCCGGTCTTTACCATCTCCGACCTGCTAATCCACCTCTCGAGCGAGCAGATGGCCAAGCCCGCCAAGGACGCCGTCGACGCCGAGATCCTCGACGTGATCGTGGGCGGCCGCCCCGTCAAGTTCGATGAGGACGACAGGGACGCCCCCAAGGAGCCCGTCAAGCAGATGTTCCTGGACATCCTCAAGGAGCAGTATGACGTCGAGGAGGAGGACTTCCTCTCCGCCGAGATCGAGGTCGTGCCCGCCGGTCCCGCCCGCGACATGGGCCTCGACCGCTCCATGATTCTGGGCTATGGCCACGACGACCGTGTCTGCGCCTATCCGTCCATGCTCGCCCAGATCAACGTCGCCAACGTGGAGCGCACGAGCATCACGCTCATCGTCGACAAGGAGGAGATCGGTTCCGTGGGTGCCACCGGCATGACGAGCCGCTTCTTCGAGAACACCGTCGCCGAGATCATGACGCTCGCCGGCGAGGACAGCCCGCTGGCCCTGCGCCGTGCACTCGCCCACAGCCGCATGCTCTCCTCTGACGTGTCCGCCGGCTTCGACCCGGGCTACGCCGGCAAGTTCGAAACCAAGAACGCAGCCTTTATGGGTCGTGGCCTGTGCTTTAACAAGTACACGGGCAGCCGCGGCAAGAGCGGCTCTAACGACGCCGACGCCGAGTATGTGGCCCTCATCCGCGACATCATGGACGAGGCGGGCGTTGACTTCCAGACCTGCGAGCTCGGCCGCGTCAACGCAGGTGGCGGTGGCACCATCGCCTACATCATGGCCAAGTACGGCATGAACGTCA
Protein-coding regions in this window:
- a CDS encoding aminopeptidase, with translation MERPCAWKKYTPQQIEELEELCRGYKQFLSENKTERLCVKTGIKMAEKAGYVDLETVIAEGRELKAGDKVYAANHGKDLMLVNLGTAPLEQGFNILGAHVDSPRLDLKQNPAFEAGDMAYLDTHYYGGVKSYHWVASPLALVGVICKKDGTTVDINIGDKADDPVFTISDLLIHLSSEQMAKPAKDAVDAEILDVIVGGRPVKFDEDDRDAPKEPVKQMFLDILKEQYDVEEEDFLSAEIEVVPAGPARDMGLDRSMILGYGHDDRVCAYPSMLAQINVANVERTSITLIVDKEEIGSVGATGMTSRFFENTVAEIMTLAGEDSPLALRRALAHSRMLSSDVSAGFDPGYAGKFETKNAAFMGRGLCFNKYTGSRGKSGSNDADAEYVALIRDIMDEAGVDFQTCELGRVNAGGGGTIAYIMAKYGMNVIDSGVAVLSMHALWEIASKADIYEAYRGYKAFIERA